Proteins encoded in a region of the Triplophysa rosa linkage group LG14, Trosa_1v2, whole genome shotgun sequence genome:
- the si:ch211-137a8.2 gene encoding nesprin-2 has translation MLEATSLKACHHGNTRVGPRGSDEDEEERQSCVIDMNSQTRVGLHLQSSESCFPERNSQVHDDLKDVSNDWSSIGDLSQDVSFSHDGCSQLERRWMLWYDFMKEHSCLDDWLRAAEKIAVSPNSSHVLYVAAKEELQKYESLRAEARIRLTQLDSLSQKSRTLVGLFRGAMCTRLVEMTKDCSQRWDQLSYTVDTVCRRLKHFVCQREDFERQREEMAVWLTDMDLRLTEVEHFSGKDTCSKMHQLQGFQEAVAESAGRLNDLLQHGEELIQRSEPADAQAIENQLQELLLHCTRVFQGLGRLHTRLLSMRLVFEEDWALCAPDSGCPSESMLEDECFADRSVASQSQAGLPYSSQDHLVLEWDPSVDIGGSHDDTDSSSFSAAAGVSCIDEAARYPLRRRIYMTPVDSQPDNSPVRVKHAGTEKSFEHAAPPQTPVPVIRASKPHHASPFKTSTPETRSSEPVNFDPERISAWLGQTHQLCSKAVQTDHTPQECSSFPSPGKKEGAKYQENMLPQRHPRPLQTRHTCSCPRPSASCDIQHHSYRRHSEDPQRLQERLCFSDSSEDNSCTKPSCDACRLKAPAGRSWHRGPWPLGPLRLFEVRKASASMFVILFALLLAVVVWPLVSLNNNPCHRSNTLTRSFQLALHYKGPPPT, from the exons ATGTTGGAGGCGACGTCACTCAAAGCGTGTCACCATGGAAACACCAGAGTTGGTCCCCGAGGAAGTgatgaagatgaggaagagagacaATCATGTGTCATTGACATGAACTCCCAAACCCGTGTTGGTCTGCACCTGCAGTCTTCAGAGTCCTGCTTCCCAGAGAGAAACTCCCAAGTACATGATGATTTGAAGGATGTCTCTAACGATTGGTCGTCCATTGGAGACTTAAGCCAAGATGTTTCATTCTCCCATGACGGTTGTTCTCA GTTGGAGAGGAGGTGGATGCTATGGTATGATTTCATGAAAGAACATTCCTGCTTGGATGACTGGCTTCGAGCAGCTGAGAAAATAGCAGTGTCTCCTAACTCCAGTCATGTGCTGTATGTTGCTGCAAAAGAGGAGTTACAGAAGTATGAG AGTCTTCGTGCAGAAGCCAGAATCCGTTTGACACAACTGGACAGCCTGAGCCAGAAGAGCCGAACTTTGGTTGGTCTGTTTAGAGGTGCTATGTGTACACGATTGGTGGAAATGACCAAAGACTGCAGCCAGCGATGGGACCAGCTCAGCTATACAGTGGACACTGTTTGTCGGAGGTTAAAG CACTTTGTGTGCCAGCGGGAGGATTTCGAGAGGCAGAGGGAAGAGATGGCTGTGTGGCTGACTGACATGGACCTCCGGTTGACTGAAGTGGAGCACTTCTCAGGCAAAGATACCTGCTCGAAGATGCACCAGCTTCAG GGATTCCAGGAGGCAGTTGCGGAGAGTGCAGGCCGACTGAACGATTTGCTCCAGCATGGGGAAGAGCTGATCCAACGAAGTGAGCCAGCGGATGCCCAGGCCATCGAGAACCAGCTGCAGGAACTTCTGCTCCACTGTACTCGAGTGTTTCAGGGCCTGGGCCGGCTGCACACACGTCTGCTGAGCATGAGACTG GTTTTTGAGGAAGACTGGGCCCTGTGCGCTCCTGACTCCGGCTGTCCCTCTGAAAGTATGCTGGAGGATGAGTGTTTTGCTGATCGCTCTGTGGCATCTCAGTCTCAGGCCGGCCTTCCTTATTCCAGCCAAGATCACTTGGTTCTGGAGTGGGATCCTTCGGTGGACATTGGTGGTTCTCATGACGACACCGACTCCTCCTCTTTCAGTGCAGCTGCAG GTGTATCTTGCATAGATGAAGCAGCCAGATATCCCCTGAGGAGGAGAATCTACATGACACCTGTGGACTCGCAACCAGACAACAGTCCTGTTAGAGTAAAGCATGCA GGCACGGAGAAGAGCTTCGAGCATGCAGCCCCACCCCAGACCCCAGTGCCAG TCATCAGAGCTTCTAAGCCCCATCATGCCAGCCCATTTAAAACATCCACACCTGAAACTAGGTCTTCTGAGCCAGTGAACTTTGACCCCGAGCGCATCAGTGCCTGGCTGGGCCAGACGCATCAACTTTGTTCTAAAGCTGTTCAGACAGACCATACTCCACAG GAGTGCTCCAGTTTTCCATCTCCGGGAAAAAAGGAGGGAGCCAAGTATCAGGAGAACATGCTCCCCCAGAGGCACCCCCGCCCACTGCAAACCCGGCACACGTGTTCCTGCCCCCGCCCGTCCGCGTCATGTGACATCCAGCATCATTCATACAGACGTCACTCAGAAGACCCACAG AGGCTGCAGGAGAGACTTTGTTTCTCTGACTCATCGGAGGACAACAGCTGCACAAAGCCGAGTTG TGACGCGTGTAGACTGAAGGCCCCTGCTGGCAGATCATGGCATCGTGGCCCCTGGCCGTTGGGGCCCCTGAGGCTTTTTGAAGTGCGGAAGGCCTCGGCATCAATGTTTGTCATCCTGTTTGCCCTCCTGCTTGCTGTGGTGGTCTGGCCCCTCGTTTCACTTAACAACAACCCGTGCCATCGTTCCAATACTCTAACCCGCTCATTTCAACTGGCCCTACATTACAAAGGACCCCCTCCCACCTGA
- the si:ch211-137a8.4 gene encoding dentin sialophosphoprotein, whose translation MAATEANAEPVQADTVETKAEVEATNEDPAPASTEETKSTTEPTPSTEPPADSKTKPASEKIWDSFLNKSGLGKVMAGKKKKEQNTGSEDTAGEEQDKTPNLNDQGDNTEPKEQASSPPIEPAEATADGQAIEKAPENEEASQEQKAASDKPKQGEKSSVRDFIRKPVAKIFSHKSTEKKDGTGEDLKQTAPVRSRSLDRLQDADASTVVEDQTEDPQAADEPDKSNSQRAKHMKRWHSFKKLMSQKSHKKSTDDSKDAEGEEGASVEGAGDSGTLDSTTKSEHTGQKRWKLKRSWTFQGMKRDPSVVGIHKPKDKETSEQKDENPPEEEQAAEDVKVTSDVETQEKTEAEGEEEKGATATTQHAKSVDQHANEIWTSFKKRVIPKSKRASDAGGAEEEPVGEQEQTDEPQAGKDSGKTAKAKRTHFNRAVSLKNFILRKGKSTSVDMGEGLAAQKEGDGTAESEAKDVDGLDDATGATDVPQTGSEEQTVALSESNNEAQVESEHKSSDGEERSHTNQPSGQPSDNSHAVDPASEGGCQMEPKANGENGCPDATSEDTTAHNHEATTQNDVKDEETNQETIDSSGKTCPKDGKVLNQDGKCDTVNAVAQSEKKAGNV comes from the exons ATGGCAGCAACTGAGGCTAATGCAGAGCCTGTCCAAGCAGACACTGTGGAGACCAAAGCTGAGGTGGAAGCCACAAATGAAGACCCAGCCCCAGCTTCAACTGAGGAAACAAAGTCTACCACTGAGCCAACCCCTAGCACAGAGCCACCAGCTGATAGCAAAACTAAGCCAGCCTCTGAGAAAATATGGGactcttttttaaacaaaagtggGCTTGGAAAAGTAATGGCAGGTAAGAAGAAGAAGGAGCAGAACACAGGATCCGAGGACACCGCTGGAGAGGAGCAGGATAAGACCCCAAATCTGAACGATCAAGGAGATAATACAGAGCCTAAAGAACAGGCGTCCAGTCCGCCAATAGAACCCGCTGAGGCTACAGCTGATGGCCAGGCTATTGAAAAAGCACCAGAAAATGAAGAGGCTTCCCAAGAGCAAAAGGCAGCTAGTGACAAGCCAAAGCAAGGAGAAAAGTCGAGTGTTAGGGACTTCATCCGCAAGCCTGTTGCTAAAATTTTCTCCCACAAGAGCACAGAGAAAAAAGATGGTACAGGGGAAGACCTAAAACAGACTGCCCCCGTTCGGTCAAGATCATTAGACAGGCTCCAGGATGCTGATGCCAGCACAGTTGTGGAAGACCAAACAGAAGACCCTCAGGCTGCAGATGAGCCAGACAAGTCTAACTCTCAAAGAGCCAAACACATGAAACGCTGGCACTCTTTCAAAAAACTCATGTCTCAAAAAAGTcacaagaaaagcacagatgaTTCCAAGGATGCTGAGGGGGAAGAGGGAGCCAGTGTGGAGGGAGCAGGTGACAGCGGGACACTGGACTCCACCACAAAGTCAGAACACACTGGGCAAAAACGGTGGAAGCTGAAGAGATCCTGGACATTTCAAGGTATGAAGAGAGATCCATCAGTTGTTGGGATCCACAAACCTAAGGATAAAGAGACTTCGGAGCAAAAAGATGAAAATCCTCCGGAGGAAGAACAGGCTGCGGAAGATGTAAAGGTGACCAGCGATGTGGAAACCCAGGAGAAGACTGAAGCTGAAGGTGAAGAGGAGAAAGGAGCAACTGCTACCACACAGCATGCAAAATCAGTGGACCAGCATGCAAATGAGATCTGGACCTCTTTCAAAAAGCGAGTTATTCCCAAATCAAAGAGGGCATCCGATGCTGGCGGAGCAGAGGAGGAACCAGTGGGTGAGCAGGAGCAGACTGATGAACCACAGGCGGGTAAAGACTCAGGCAAGACAGCCAAGGCAAAAAGGACACACTTCAACCGCGCTGTGTCACTAAAGAACTTCATACTGCGAAAGGGGAAGAGTACCAGCGTGGACATGGGGGAGGGTCTCGCAGCGCAGAAAGAGGGTGACGGTACTGCCGAGAGTGAAGCTAAAGACGTGGATGGCCTTGATGATGCAACTGGGGCAACTGATGTCCCACAGACTGGATCAGAGGAACAGACTGTAGCTCTGAGTGAGAGCAATAACGAAGCTCAGGTGGAAAGCGAGCACAAAAGTTCTGATGGAGAGGAGAGGTCCCACACTAACCAACCATCTGGTCAGCCATCAGACAATTCTCACGCAGTGGATCCAGCATCGGAGGGTGGATGCCAGATGGAGCCCAAAGCCAACGGTGAGAATGGGTGCCCGGATGCTACTTCAGAGGACACCACAGCACACAATCATGAAGCGACTACCCAGAACGATGTGAAGGACGAGGAGACCAACCAGGAGACCATAGACTCTAGTGGCAAAACTTGTCCAAAGGATGGAAAGGTTCTCAATCAAGATGGGAAGTGTGATACTGTCAATGCGGTTGCCCAAAGCG AAAAAAAGGCGGGAAACGTGTGA